The Moorena producens PAL-8-15-08-1 genomic interval GCTAGCTTTTCTATGGCTGGCAATTCTAGCGCTACCATTGTCCACGGGCTAGATAAATCTGTGAAGAAATTAATTGTCTCTCCTAGTCGTATTGCTGCCATTAAACTAGGATTCGGCGATTGCTCCTGGTAAATTTCCAGTACCTTTTGGTACACGGAGCCAACAAATTCAGCAATTCGCTTAGCTTCAGTCAAATTAACCACATTAGGAATATAGGAAAACATAGCATCTGTTTTAATTCCTGCACACTCACAATTAATTTGGATTAAACGCTGTAACTTGGTAACTGTTTGAGTGCGCCCCTTTCTAGAAGCAACGTCTAGCAAATCAGAAATCTTTAAAAAATCATTCTTTTTAGCGATAATTGATAAATCGGGTACATAGCGATTTGCCCAAAAATTGACTAAGCGCTCAACCGATGTTTTGTTGAATCTTGGAGTGTTGATCAGCAAAGCTTGTTCCTCAGATGTCTAAAAAATGATTTCTATAATCCCTTTAAGTAAATTTTTACTTGTGGCGTTAAATCCAACAATTAATTGTGAAAGCTTTAAAAAAGCTGTAGAGCACTCCATGACAACTAATAGCCAATACCAATTATTCGGTAGATTTACAACAAATAACTATCATTAATAATAGGTAATGGGTAACTGATAATTAGTAATTATTACTTTTTAATGGGTAATGGGTCATTGGAGTAGGTGCATCCCATTGTTAGAGACATAAAATCGTAAGCACTCAGCCGTTGGCCTTAGACCACGCTACTTGAGGTGCTGTCAGCTATCATGCTTAACATAAACCTCGTTCGCCTAGCGTGCGCCGATACGCAAACAGGAGAATTTAATATAGCGTTTCTCATAGCTATGAGAAACGCTATATACACATGATAAACGTGATTCATTTTAATTATGTAAAGATTTATTTAAGTTTAGTTAAAAAAAAAACAATACAATGATAATTCAAATATAGCGTTTCTAAATGAGTCGTGAACACAAAACTAGCTGAAAGTCTTAGTTAAAGACAGTGCTTGTTTCACAGATCAAATGGAAACGCTATAGCAAAATTAATAACTGATATCATGTCTGGTTACCAATTACCAATTACCAATTACTGGTTACCAATTACCAGTTACCGATTACCAATTACCAATTACCGGTTACCGATTACCAATTACCAATTACCAATTACCCTAAATCATTCCATTAATCAGCCAAGCCGTGCAGCCCAAACCACTTATCCAGTAAAGGTTTTCAGTAGTAACAATTGTGCTAACTCGCAAAAGCCTTCAGATTCTTTAGCAGAAGTCACATAAGCTGGCTTATGAGTCAAATAACTAGTGTAGTCTAAGACATTAGCCACCCCTACTGATAAAGGAAACTTGCTGGTATCAAACATAGACTCATCATTAGGACTGTCGCCAACGGTCATAATCTCCTCTGGTTTGAGTTGGGGAAAGTGTCTGGTTAACACTTGCAGCAAGCCTGTTCCTTTATCTTGCTCGATTGGCTTAATATGGCACTGAACTGTACTGTAAGTGAAGCCCCAACCCTGTTGTTGACAGAGTTCTGCCAGGGTTTGTAATTGGACAAAGGCTAGTCCTTTAACATCAAAAGTCCAATCCGTCAACCGAAAGCGGTTATCCACAGATTCTTGTAGCTGGGGAAATTGAGCTTTGAGGAGTTGGAAGGTGTGATTGAGACTCTGGCGATGCTGGATTAAATCTTCAATAGGGGTTAAGGTTTCTGGGATTTCACTATCTTTGGGGAAATATATACCGCCATTTTCTGCGATCGCTCCCATGACCGGCAGATAAGTTTTCAGACCATTGACCCAGCCAGCGGAACGACCTGTAATCAGCAAGACTTGGATTCCTGTCTTGGTCAATTCTTCTATGGCATGGAATAAGGAGGAAGTAAATTTGCCACTCAGGGTTAGGGTGCCATCAATATCGGTAGCAATTAAACTAATACTTTCAAAGCGATTATTCTCAAAAGCCTCAGACAGAGGTGCAAGGGACATAAAATTATAGGAACTTCCAGCTAATCATTCACCGAATGTCATACTAAACCCTGGGATGACAGTTTGACTGAGGAAAAGTTGATTAAGTTTTAGGAAATTTTAGGCGAATCTCAGATTATTATCCAGTGCGATTGGCCAAAGGCCTCAGCTTCCGCGCTTATGCGAACGCCATCAGATCCGCTGAGTAGAATTGCTCAAGTTCCTAATAGACAAGGGAAACGGTCGTGATTGGGCTGATCAAAATCTGGCTTGAACTGTTCAACTATTGATGCTGACTGCCACTTGGCATGATCGCTTTGGTAAGTTTAGCTTCACGCAGGTTAGCCTGGTTGAGATTAGCATCAATTAAAACAGCTTCAATCAATATTGCCTCGGTAAGATTCGACCAACACAGGTTAGCTCGGTATAAATTAGCCTTAGTGAGATTAGCACCATGGAGAATTGTCCAACTCATCCTTGCTCCTCTGAGATTCGCATCCGTTAGGATAGTGTTTCTCATGGTGCAGCCACTTGCTATGGCACCACTCAAGTCTGCTTGATTGAGATTGGCCTTAGTCAAGTTGGCTCCACTGAGCAGGGTATGGGACAAATTTGCCCCAATCAGATTCGCTTCGATCAGAATAGAGTTGTTGAGGGATGCTCCCTCTAAAATCGCTCCGTCCAAAAGGGCTTGGGAAAGCTTGGCTCGATTCAAGGATGTGCTAATTAGTTTTGCCTGACTCAAGTTAGCATTCTGGAGAATTGCCTCACTCAGAATTGCTTCACTCAGATTAGCTTTACTAAGATTGACTCCAATTAGGCGGGAACTGCGTAGATTGGCATTACTCAAGTTAGCCTTGGCTAGATTGGCTTGACTGAGGTTACTAACAATGAGGTTGGCTTCACACAGGTAACTTCCCTGTAGATTTGCACCAGATAAATTCGCTTCTCGCAGATTGACACCTTTAAGGATAGCGCCCTTGAGACAACTCTGACTGAGATTAGCACGTCGTAGGTTAGCTTGGCTCAGGTTTACTCCGGCCATTGATACTCCCTCTAGATTAGCTTCTGGAAAGTCCCGTTCTCCAGCAGCATATCGCTTCAGTAATTCTGCCCCATCCATGATGATTCCTTTAATCTTGACAACTAATCAGCTACGTGGTTCTGCTATATGGCATCTAATATGAATTATTATTGCTAGACTATGCTACGTTTATTTGCCAAAGTGCCAGCAAAAAGCGCAATGATAGTGTAATTGTTTATTACTCAGACAATTATGAAATATTAGGGAGTGGGGAGTAGGCAAGAGGCAAGAGGCAAGAGGCAATAGGCAAGAGGCAAGAGGCAATAGGCAACAGGCAACAGGCAAGAGGCAATAGGCAATAGGCAATAGGCAACAGGCAACAGGCAATAGGCAATAGGGATTGATGATGGCTAATTTTGATAGCAAAATCTAAAATCTCTGATAGAGACTCTAACCTTTGAGGGGAACATATCCATGCCGGAGAATTTGAGAAGCCAAGTGGTTACCCAAGGTGTTCAGCGAGCGCCTAACCGAGCCATGCTGAGGGCTGTTGGTTTCACTGATGACGATTTTACTAAGCCCATTGTTGGTCTTGCTAATGGCTACAGCACTATTACTCCGTGCAATGTGGGGTTAAATGATTTGGCCAAACGAGCAGAGGCGGGATTGATAACTGCTGGTGCTATGGCTCAAATGTTCGGTACCATTACCATTAGTGACGGGATCTCCATGGGAACGGAAGGGATGAAATATTCCCTGGTATCCCGGGAAGTAATTGCTGATTCCATTGAGACCGCTTGTAATGGCCAAAGTATGGATGGGGTTTTGGCAATTGGCGGCTGCGATAAGAATATGCCAGGAGCGATGATTGCTATTGCCAGGATGAACATCCCAGCAATTTTCGTTTATGGTGGCACGATTAAACCAGGACATCTCGATGGTGAAGATTTAACGGTAGTTAGTGCCTTTGAAGCGGTTGGGAAACACAGTGCTGGCAAGATTGATGATGCTAAACTCAAGGCGGTGGAACTCAACGCTTGCCCTGGTGCTGGTTCCTGTGGCGGTATGTTTACCGCTAATACTATGTCCTCTGCTTTTGAGGCAATGGGGATGAGTTTGCCCTATTCTTCTACCATGGCGGCGGAAGATGCTGAAAAAGCTGATAGTGCTGAAAAATCTGCGTTGGTGTTGGTCGAAGCAATTCGCCAGCAAATACTACCAAGGGATATTCTAACACGTAAGGCTTTTGAGAATGCGATCGCAGTAATTATGGCAGTAGGTGGTTCCACCAACTCCGTCTTGCATCTGTTAGGGATCGCCCATGCTGCTGGAGTAGAGTTATCTATTGATGACTTTGAAACCATGCGGGCTAAAGTACCAGTGCTGTGTGACCTCAAACCCAGTGGTCGTTATGTCACTGTGAATTTGCACCGCGCCGGAGGGATTCCCCAAGTCATGAAAATGCTGTTAGTCCATGATTTGCTCCATGGGGATGCCTTGACCATTTCCGGCCAAACGATAGCGGAAGTGTTAGCAGATGTACCTGATCAACCCCCTGCTGACCAAGATGTAATTCGTCCTTGGGATAATCCTGTGTATGCTCAAGGACACTTAGCGATTCTGAAAGGTAATCTAGCCACAGAAGGGTCAGTCGCAAAGATTACTGGAGTAAAAAATCCTCAAATCACTGGTCCAGCGCGAGTATTTGAATCCGAAGAAGCCTGCTTAGATGCGATTCTGGCCGGTAAGATCAAGTCTGGTGATGTGATTGTGGTGCGCTATGAAGGACCAAAGGGTGGTCCAGGTATGCGGGAAATGCTGGCTCCCACCTCAGCCATTATTGGTGCTGGGTTAGGTGATTCCGTCGGATTAATTACCGATGGACGATTTTCTGGAGGTACTTATGGCATGGTAGTCGGTCATGTCGCACCAGAAGCAGCAGTTGGAGGTGCGATCGCATTAGTCCAAGAAGGGGATATGATTACCATTGATGCCCATCAGCGTACCTTACAACTAAATCTGTCCGATCAAGAATTAGAACAACGGCGCGCTAATTGGCAACCACCCAAGCCCCGTTATACCACAGGGGTATTGGCCAAGTATGCCGCCTTAGTCTCTTCCAGTAGTGTTGGAGCAGTAACGGATTTAGCTGTCCAGTAAAAGAAGCCCCACATCTCAATCCGTAAGGATGAGTGTTTAAAGTTACCGTAAGGATAGTGGAGCCTTTATGGTTGGTCGGTTATGCATAAAAGAGGTGCGACCCGTGGCGAATTAAATTCGCCTACGGAAAGCGCACCTTTGGTTAAAAATTTTTGATTAGCGTGATTTGCGCGGTCTTGGGGAGGCAGTGCGGTCTTGGGGGTTTCCCCCATGAGCAACTGCCGTGGTTTCCCCCACTCGCGCTTTGCATGGCTGACAAGGCTCCACTAACAATCAGGTTTCGTCTCGAGGGATGAATTTTACACAGAGTCTTTGGGATCGGGGAAACGAGCTATCAAACTTCTAAGTACCTCTGACTGGTTCATCCCTCTTTTCTCTGCTTCTTGTTCTAACTTCCTCTTCTCGTATTCGGTTAATCGTATCGTCATTTTTATAGTTTTCATTTTGACTTGCCATTTGACTAGCTGTATGCTACTCTAATAATAGGTCGAAAAGTAGAGGACAGCAACAATGATATCAGCGTGTCAATACCGATTAAGGTTGACCAAGTCGCAAGAGGTAGAGATAGAAAAATGGCTGGATATGCTCCGTCATCAATATAATTACTTACTTGCAGACAGATTTGACTGGTATGAACAAAATCGCTGTTCCATCAACTCCTGTCCTCTTGTCTGCCATTTACCGAATTTACGGAATAATCCTGATTATTTTTCCCAGAAGAAGACTCTTCCTCAACTAAAGAAAGATAGACCCTGGTATGGGGCTGTTCAATCCCAAGTTTTGCAAGACTGCGTAAAGAGAGTTGACCTTGCTTTTAAACGGTTTATAAAAGGTGACAGTAATGGAAAGAAAAGCGGGAGACCTCGATTTAAAGGAAAAAACAGATATAGGTCATTCACTTTTCCCTCTCTGTCTAAGAACCCAATAAATGGAAACATCTTAACTCTCCCAAAATTTGGAAAGGTTAAGATGATCTATCATCGGCCAATCCCAGAAGGGTTCAAGATAAAGACTGCTACTATAACCCGAAAGGCTGATGGCTATTACGTCACATTGTCAATCCAAGATGATACTGTACCGGAGATTATCCCAGTAGATAGTGCGACCAACCCCATCGGGATAGACATGGGTGTGCGATTCGTTGGCTATAAACCTTATATAAAGGGAGGATTGGCCGCTAGTTAAAACACTAGACAACTTAATATCCATGATGGTGAAAGACCATCCCGGAGACAAAACCTTAGAATAGTGCAGCCTTAGTACAAAACCTTACTCCTATGATGCCTAACCTGCTGACCATAAAGGCTGCACTATTCTTTCGGTAATTTCTGACCCTCGTGAAATCCGAGTGACAGCCTTACCCTGATTTAATGAGATTAACAAATCATTGAATTAATGCAAGGGTCGAACAGCGAAGCATCCTAAACCTGACAAGATGTTAGTAGCAGGCAAAGAACTCATGGGTACGCAAGGAAGGTACGCCTGAATCATCGTCACTATCACGTAGCGAAAGAAGGTTGACACGCTACAGACAAAAGGTCACGAAGTTAAAAGGTATATAAGGTTTCTCATCCTTATACAGATTTCCCTAAAAGCTTCCGGTGAAGAGTACCACCCTAAAAGTTCAAAGAATGGATATTAGGAACGAAGTAACTTCCAAAGGTTCTCTTAAGAAAGGTCGATTTCTTAAGTAGGTAGTTAGCCGCAAGTCCTTTGGAGGCAAGATTGAATCAGAAGCAAAAGCCCAGAGTAATATCTAGGATATGCAGACGGATTCACGTTACTGTGAAAAGATCTGGTCGTCAGTAGTAATGAAAAAGTCTAAAACTCAGGATTATTTCCAGAAGTCGGAATGGAATACAGTAAATTGGCGCCAGCTAGAAATAACTGTATTTAAGTTACAAAAGCGATGCAGCGCGGTCTTGGGGGTTTCCCCCATGAGCGACTGCATCAAGACAACGAATATATCAAGCCTCCAAACGTGGTGATGTTCCCGTGGTCAGAAAGCTTCAAAAAACCTTGATGAAATCCTGGTCGGCAAAAATGCTAGCGGTAAGAAAGGTAACCCAAGAAAATAAAGGTAAAAGAACTGCCGGAATAGATGGACGCAAAGCCCTAACAGGGAAACAGCGACTAATCTTAGTAGATTCTCTTAAAATTCACAGGAAGCCAAAACCTACCAGAAGAGTCTGGATAGACAAACCCGGTCGTAATGAGAAACGTCCTCTAGGTATACCAACTATCTATGACAGGGCACTACAGGCTCTTACCAAACAGGCTATAGAACCTGAATGGGAAGCAAAATTTGAACCAAACTCATACGGATTCCGACCAGGACGGTCATGCCATGATGCCATAGAAGCGATATACTCAAGCATTAATAAAAAACCCAAGTGGGTATTAGATGCTGATATATCCAAATGCTTCGACAAAATAAGTCACGAAGCATTACTGAAAAAACTGAATACCTATCCTACACTAAGAAAACTAATAAGAGCCTGGCTAAAAGCTGGGGTGATGGATAGGGGAACATTCTCCGCTACGGATGAAGGCACCCCACAAGGAGGAATAATATCCCCCTTACTGGCGAACATAGCCCTCCACGGAATGGAAAAGTGCATCGAAGAATACGCAAATAATATGAAAGGTTCAAAGGAAAAAAACCGGAAAGCCTTAACATTCGTAAGATATGCGGACGATTTCGTAATAATGCACAAAAACAAAGAAGTGGTAGCAGAATGTCAAGAAAAAATCGGCAAATGGCTGAAAGGAATAGGATTAGAATTAAAGCCGAGCAAAACAAAAATAGTCCATACTTACAGTGGATTTGACTTCCTAGGATTTCATATCAAACAACACAAAGTAGGAAAAAACCACTCAAAGCCAGGCTTTAAAACCATCATAGAACCATCAAAAAAGAAAGTTACAGAGCATTATAAAAAACTGGAAAAAGTCATTGAAAGTAATAAATCAGCATCCCAAGCGAATCTAATCTACGGATTAAAACCGCAAATAATAGGATGGTGCAATTATTACAGGTCAGTGTGCAGTAAAGAAACATTCAGTGACTTAGACAGAAAGCTATGGAACAAACTTAGAAGATGGGGAAAAAGGAGACATCCTCAAAAAGCGGCCACATGGGTTATGAACAAATATTGGGGTACAACCGGAGAGGATAATTGGGTATTCAAAGACAAAGAGGTAAGCCTACCCAAACATGCCAAAACACCCATAATAAGGCATGTTAAAGTCAAAGATACCCGAAGTATATACGAAGGAGACCTCATATATTGGGGAAACAGAATGGGTAAACATCCTATGACATCACAAGTAAAAGGAAAATTATTTTCCAGACAAAAAGGAATTTGCCCAGAATGTAAACTCAAATTCCAACCTGGTGACCTAATTGAAGTACATCATAAAATTCCACGCACACTAGGAGGAAATAATGAGTTGAAGAACTTAGAATTACTCCACTTACATTGCCACGATAAGAAGCACGGGAAGAAAATCAAACCGATAGAGTTAGATTCCAACCCGTTCTAAAGGTACCAATGAAAATGGTTCACATAACGAGGAGCCGTATGAGGCGAAAGTATCACGTACGGTTTTGAAGACGAGTCAGTGGGGTGACTCACTGGCTTAGTTTAATCTTAAATCGTTCTTAGTAAAGTCGGATGGTTTAGAGATACCCATCCCTCAACACTATAGAAAGGCTCAAAAGCGATTAAAGAAAATCCAAAAAGCTGTCAGTAGGGCAAAAAAGGGTAGCAGTAATAGAAAAAAGGCTGTCAGCAAACTAGGGAAAGCTCATAAAAAGGTAGCAGATACCAGAAAAGACTTTCACTTTAAAACAGCGAAAGGATTACTAGACGACCACGATCTAGTTGCTCATGAGAAATTAAATATTAAAGGACTGGCTAGAACTAAACTAGCTAAGTCCATATTAG includes:
- a CDS encoding HAD-IIB family hydrolase gives rise to the protein MSLAPLSEAFENNRFESISLIATDIDGTLTLSGKFTSSLFHAIEELTKTGIQVLLITGRSAGWVNGLKTYLPVMGAIAENGGIYFPKDSEIPETLTPIEDLIQHRQSLNHTFQLLKAQFPQLQESVDNRFRLTDWTFDVKGLAFVQLQTLAELCQQQGWGFTYSTVQCHIKPIEQDKGTGLLQVLTRHFPQLKPEEIMTVGDSPNDESMFDTSKFPLSVGVANVLDYTSYLTHKPAYVTSAKESEGFCELAQLLLLKTFTG
- a CDS encoding pentapeptide repeat-containing protein is translated as MDGAELLKRYAAGERDFPEANLEGVSMAGVNLSQANLRRANLSQSCLKGAILKGVNLREANLSGANLQGSYLCEANLIVSNLSQANLAKANLSNANLRSSRLIGVNLSKANLSEAILSEAILQNANLSQAKLISTSLNRAKLSQALLDGAILEGASLNNSILIEANLIGANLSHTLLSGANLTKANLNQADLSGAIASGCTMRNTILTDANLRGARMSWTILHGANLTKANLYRANLCWSNLTEAILIEAVLIDANLNQANLREAKLTKAIMPSGSQHQ
- the ilvD gene encoding dihydroxy-acid dehydratase, whose protein sequence is MPENLRSQVVTQGVQRAPNRAMLRAVGFTDDDFTKPIVGLANGYSTITPCNVGLNDLAKRAEAGLITAGAMAQMFGTITISDGISMGTEGMKYSLVSREVIADSIETACNGQSMDGVLAIGGCDKNMPGAMIAIARMNIPAIFVYGGTIKPGHLDGEDLTVVSAFEAVGKHSAGKIDDAKLKAVELNACPGAGSCGGMFTANTMSSAFEAMGMSLPYSSTMAAEDAEKADSAEKSALVLVEAIRQQILPRDILTRKAFENAIAVIMAVGGSTNSVLHLLGIAHAAGVELSIDDFETMRAKVPVLCDLKPSGRYVTVNLHRAGGIPQVMKMLLVHDLLHGDALTISGQTIAEVLADVPDQPPADQDVIRPWDNPVYAQGHLAILKGNLATEGSVAKITGVKNPQITGPARVFESEEACLDAILAGKIKSGDVIVVRYEGPKGGPGMREMLAPTSAIIGAGLGDSVGLITDGRFSGGTYGMVVGHVAPEAAVGGAIALVQEGDMITIDAHQRTLQLNLSDQELEQRRANWQPPKPRYTTGVLAKYAALVSSSSVGAVTDLAVQ
- a CDS encoding ribbon-helix-helix protein, CopG family, which produces MTIRLTEYEKRKLEQEAEKRGMNQSEVLRSLIARFPDPKDSV
- the ltrA gene encoding group II intron reverse transcriptase/maturase, whose translation is MVRKLQKTLMKSWSAKMLAVRKVTQENKGKRTAGIDGRKALTGKQRLILVDSLKIHRKPKPTRRVWIDKPGRNEKRPLGIPTIYDRALQALTKQAIEPEWEAKFEPNSYGFRPGRSCHDAIEAIYSSINKKPKWVLDADISKCFDKISHEALLKKLNTYPTLRKLIRAWLKAGVMDRGTFSATDEGTPQGGIISPLLANIALHGMEKCIEEYANNMKGSKEKNRKALTFVRYADDFVIMHKNKEVVAECQEKIGKWLKGIGLELKPSKTKIVHTYSGFDFLGFHIKQHKVGKNHSKPGFKTIIEPSKKKVTEHYKKLEKVIESNKSASQANLIYGLKPQIIGWCNYYRSVCSKETFSDLDRKLWNKLRRWGKRRHPQKAATWVMNKYWGTTGEDNWVFKDKEVSLPKHAKTPIIRHVKVKDTRSIYEGDLIYWGNRMGKHPMTSQVKGKLFSRQKGICPECKLKFQPGDLIEVHHKIPRTLGGNNELKNLELLHLHCHDKKHGKKIKPIELDSNPF